The proteins below are encoded in one region of Cololabis saira isolate AMF1-May2022 chromosome 11, fColSai1.1, whole genome shotgun sequence:
- the lin54 gene encoding protein lin-54 homolog, with the protein MDEVSTELNSFLPDEIMDTEDVPHSQSDAPAVKAEPSPNISAPMETDTPMLSGTSSILTDATSAEQIHSLTTSTATDSALSIIPASHSSVTVCSASSPLVALTAAMATSTATTKTTDSLTGTSIHTSGLQKPFTISSANHQIILNKVASSQATEYPPAKVFKQEGQKLLVTAIGKSGQPIVLQLPHTGSKPGVSQTAGNKSSPTPQFKVVTIGGRSELKPVVGSGGNQVTTLQAQQLKTLQNPNKRPASSVAPVGPIKFIITKTVNSKGLSSQTSVTPVIAGRMVTQTSAGVSPRTITLTEPHNTTLQSIPGKKIAISPLKTPSKVTVVSMAPTPGNASQKSVALPVNVALGQQILTVQQSSTASPNKAASSQSAAQNMKSVQSVAVGGVAGSQFKTIIPLATQPNVQPLQVPGSKFTYVRLVTATTASTPAQPSGASTSSVQTGKPMVVSTGAVRMSIPVVPAQSMKQVAPKPQVVTTPQTQQRLIMPATPLPQIQPNFTNLPPGTVLAPAPGAGNVGYAVVPAQYITQLQPSPFGTIASSSGFPASSSIQTQAKLPLNGAAAAEMTSRPRKPCNCTKSQCLKLYCDCFANGEFCNNCNCNNCFNNLEHETERLKAIKTCLDRNPAAFKPKIGKGKEGESDRRHSKGCNCKRSGCLKNYCECYEAKITCSSMCKCIGCKNFEESPERKTLMHLADAAEVRVQQQTAAKTKLSSQISDLLVPTTPVTSSGGGRLPHTFITQKVVEATCECLLEQAKKVEHNHQSQAEAERLILEEFGHCLMSIFSSAGKAKVDC; encoded by the exons ATGGATGAGGTGTCAACAGAGCTGAACAGCTTTCTTCCAGATGAAATCATGGACACTGAGGATGTCCCTCACTCCCAGTCGGATGCCCCTGCTGTCAAGGCGGAGCCCAGCCCCAACATATCGGCCCCCATGGAAACAGATACACCCATGTTATCAGGAACTTCAAGCATCTTAACAGATGCCACTTCTGCTGAGCAAATCCACAGTCTTACCACCTCCACAGCCACAGACTCCGCTCTGAGCATCATCCCCGCCAGTCATTCTTCTGTTACTGTTTGCAGTGCATCGTCACCCCTTGTTGCCCTCACAGCAGCCATGGCTACTTCCACAGCCACAACCAAAACTACAGACAGTCTAACTGGGACTAGCATTCACACAAGTGGCTTACAGAAGCCGTTTACCATCTCATCTGCTAACCACCAGATCATTCTAAACAAGGTGGCCTCGTCTCAAGCCACAGAATACCCTCCAGCCAAAGTCTTCAAGCAGGAAGGACAAAAACTTTTGGTCACGGCAATAGGAAAATCGGGACAGCCTATTGTCCTTCAGTTGCCTCACACAGGCAGCAAGCCTGGAGTTTCACAGACTGCAGGAAACAAGTCATCTCCAACTCCGCAATTTAAAGTGGTGACTATAGGAGGGAGGTCGGAGCTGAAGCCAGTGGTGGGGAGCGGTGGCAACCAAGTGACCACATTGCAGGCCCAGCAGCTCAAGACCCTACAG AATCCCAATAAAAGACCAGCATCCTCAGTGGCTCCAGTGGGTCCAATCAAGTTTATAATCACAAAAACTGTCAACAGCAAAGGTCTAAGTtctcagacatcagtcacaccCGTCATAGCAG GACGGATGGTGACCCAGACGTCAGCAGGGGTGTCCCCGCGGACTATAACACTCACCGAGCCTCACAACACTACTCTACAAAGCATTCCTGGCAAAAAGATCGCTATTTCACCTTTGAAGACTCCCAGCAAG GTGACGGTGGTTTCTATGGCTCCTACACCCGGCAATGCCTCTCAGAAGTCGGTAGCGCTTCCCGTCAATGTAGCGCTTGGCCAGCAGATCCTCACGGTCCAGCAGTCCTCAACTGCTTCTCCAAACAAAGCTGCCTCTAGCCAAAGTGCAGCGCAG AATATGAAATCTGTCCAGTCTGTGGCTGTGGGAGGAGTTGCTGGCTCTCAGTTCAAGACCATCATCCCGCTGGCCACCCAGCCAAATGTGCAGCCTCTCCAGGTACCAGGAAGCAAGTTTACCTATGTCCGCCTCGTGACGGCAACCACAGCTAGTACTCCAGCACAGCCCAGTGGTGCCAGCACCAGCTCCGTGCAAACAG GTAAACCCATGGTGGTGAGTACAGGAGCAGTGAGGATGTCGATCCCAGTCGTCCCAGCACAGTCCATGAAACAG GTGGCTCCTAAACCCCAAGTCGTCACCACTCCCCAGACCCAGCAGCGCCTCATTATGCCCGCCACTCCACTGCCGCAGATCCAGCCCAACTTCACCAACCTCCCCCCGGGCACTGTCCTCGCCCCGGCTCCTGGAGCCGGCAACGTGGGTTACGCAGTTGTTCCGGCACAATACATCACGCAG CTCCAGCCGTCGCCGTTTGGGACGATTGCCAGCAGCTCTGGCTTCCCCGCATCCAGCAGCATCCAGACTCAGGCCAAACTGCCTCTGAATGG tgcggcagcagcagaaatgacctcgAGACCAAGAAAACCATGTAACTGCACAAAGTCTCAGTGTCTCAAACT CTACTGCGACTGCTTTGCAAATGGAGAGTTCTGCAACAACTGCAACTGCAATAACTGCTTCAACAACCTGGAGCATGAAACAGAACGACTCAAAGCCATCAAG ACTTGTCTGGACAGAAATCCAGCGGCCTTCAAACCTAAGATTGGTAAAGGTAAAGAAGGAGAGTCGGACCGCCGGCACAGCAAAGGCTGCAACTGCAAGCGATCAGGCTGCCTGAAGAACTACTGCGAGTGCTACGAG GCGAAGATCACGTGCTCGTCCATGTGCAAATGCATCGGCTGCAAAAACTTTGAGGAGAGTCCGGAGAGGAAGACGCTAATGCATCTGGCCGATGCAGCCGAGGTGAGGGTGCAGCAGCAGACTGCAGCCAAGACCAAGCTGTCCTCGCAGATTTCAGACCTGCTCGTGCCGACGACGCCTGTGACTTCAAGCGGAGGCGGGAG GTTGCCGCACACGTTTATCACTCAAAAGGTGGTTGAAGCAACATGCGAGTGTTTGCTGGAACAGGCCAAAAAGGTGGAACACAATCATCAGTCTCAGGCAGAGGCGGAGAGGCTGATCCTGGAGGAGTTCGGACACTGCCTCATGAGTATATTCAGCTCTGCGGGGAAAGCTAAAGTGGACTGCTAG